The genomic DNA GGTCTCGCCGGGTCGCTCTTCATCCAGCGCCGCCGCGTCTGGGTGCGGGCCACCACGGGCGCCGACGGTGTCACCGTCGTCGAGATGGCCGGCCTGGGCCGCAGCGAGTCCGCGAAGCTCCCCGAGGAACTCGGCGACCTGGCCGCGCTCGTGCACGAGCAGGCGCCCACCAAGACCGACGAACCCGACCCCGCCGTCGCACCCCCCGTACCTGCCGAAGGGGCTGAGAAGCAGTGACTCTCGCCACCGCAACCAACGAACACCTCGCCAACATCAGCAACACGCTGATCTACTCCGCGATGGCCGTCTACACCCTGGCCTTCTTCGCGTACATCGCCGAGTGGCTCTTCGGCAGCCGCAGCAAGGTCGGCCGCACGGCCGCCGCGCTCACCCACAAGACCGCGGCGAAGGCGCCCGCGGTCACCGTGAAGTCGGCGGGCGGCACCGCCGTCCTGGACCGGCCGCAGGTCGTCACCCGGTCCGCGCCCGGCGCCCGTGACGTGCCCGACGGGCCCGGCGCGCACGGTGGGGACGAACAGGGCGACCTCTACGGCCGTATCGCCGTGTCCCTCACCGTGCTCGCCTTCGCCGTCGAGGCGGCGGGTGTGGTCGCCCGCGCCCTGTCGGTGCAGCGTGCGCCGTGGGGCAACATGTACGAGTTCAACATCACCTTCTCCACCGTCGCCGTCGGGGTGTACCTCGCGCTGCTCGCGCTGAAGAAGAACATCCGCTGGCTCGGCCTCCCCCTGGTCACCACGGTCCTCCTCGACCTCGGGCTCGCCGTCACCGTCCTGTACACCGCCAGCGACCAGTTGGTTCCCGCACTCCACTCGTACTGGCTGTACATCCACGTCTCGACCGCGATCCTCTGCGGCGCCGTCTTCTACGTGGGCGCGGTCGGCGCGCTGCTCTACCTGTTCAAGGACTCGTACGAGAACAAGCTCGCGACCGGCGGGCAGCCCGGCCGTTTCGCGACCTCCGTCATGGAGCGGCTGCCCGCCTCGGCCTCCCTCGACAAGTTCTCCTACCGCGTGAACGCCGCCGTCTTCCCGCTGTGGACCTTCACGATCATCGCGGGCGCGATCTGGGCGGGCGACGCCTGGGGCCGCTACTGGGGCTGGGACCCCAAGGAGACCTGGGCGTTCATCACCTGGGTCGCCTACGCCTGCTACCTGCACGCCCGGGCCACGGCCGGCTGGAAGGGCCGCAAGGCCGCGTACATCGCGCTCATCGCGTTCGCCTGCTGGCTGTTCAACTACTACGGCGTCAACATCTTCGTCTCCGGCAAGCACTCGTACGCCGGGGTCTGACAGAACTCCGACTGAACAAAGCGGCCCGCCCCCCGAGGGGCGGGCCGTTCGGGTTGTCCGGGGGGCCGGGGGCCGCAGGTCAGCGCCCTTCACGCGTGCGGAAGCCCGGTTCGCGGGCCACGCTGGTGTCATGACCCATCCCCTCGATCCCCTCGATCCCCGCGATCCCCGCGATCCCGCTCATCCCGCTGGTCCTACCGGTCCCATTGGTCCCATCGGCTCCATCGGTGCCATCGAGAAGGGGCCCGTCGAGACCCGGGGGAACGCGTACGTACGGCACTACCGGCTAAGTTTTCCCCAGCCTGTGGACAAAGTCTGGGCGACGGTGGCGACCTCCGAGGGGCTGCGGGCGTGGCTGGCCGTCGCCGAGCCGTTCGAGCCGCGGCTCGGCGGTGCGGTCGGGCTCCAGGGCGAGGGCCGGATCACCGCCTGGGACGTCGAGCGGGTCGCCGAGTACACGGTGCAGGGGCGGGGCCGGGTCCGCTTCCACCTGGAACCCGCACACCCCACCGGCACGACGGTCCGCTTCACCCACGAGTCCGACGAGGCCACGGACCCCGGCTGGCACGCCCGCTTCGAGCGGCTGGTCCGGGCGGTCGCGGACCAAGGCCGGTAAGGCAGGGTCCGTAGGCCGGGCTCCTAGGACGGCGGCAGGCACTCCTTGGCCGGTGGCCGGCCCTCCGGCCAGGCCATCCTGAGGAAGCGGGCGCGGGCGTCGGGGGTCAGTTCCACGATCGGCACGGCCTTGTCGTACGGGTTGCCGTGGGCGTCCAGGCAGATCCATCCGCTCGCCCCGTTCACCCGCAGCTGCTTGCCCTTGACCTGCGGCCACTGGAGGCCCACGTCCGCGAGCGCCGGGATCCCGCCGGTCGGTGAGGCCCCGCGGATGCCGCGCACGGCGAGCCGCATGGCGTCGTACGCGATGATCAGCTGGCCGTCGGACAGGTCGACCGAACCGATCGGGCCGACCTCCTTGTCCCGCTTGCCGAGGGCCAGCAGGTCCGTGAGCACCTTCGCGTCCGCCGCGCCGCCGCCCGTCCTCGCCGCGTCCTTCGCCCAGGCGTCCGGATGGGCGAGGGCCGTGTAGCGCACGGACAACAGGGTGTCCCTGAGGGCACTGGGGTCGAGGTCCTTGTCGCCGGTGAGGTACGAGCCCTCGTCGCCGGTGAGCAGGGTGAACCGGCGGTCGCTGCACCCGCGGGCGCCCAACGCGTTGATGAACTGCCGCAGTTGGGTGTGCCGGCCCGCGAACAGCACCGTGTCCGTGCTCTTCGGCGTGTCGCACAGGATGTTGGTGATCTGCGCGAACACGTTGGCGGTGCTGCCCTCCTTGCTGCGGTCCGTGGGCGGCGTGAACGGCTGCGCCCCGTAGCGCGAGCCCTTGAGCATCTTCTCGAAGGACCGCTGGATCGTCCGCGTGTACGGGTCGCCCGTCCGGTCGTACACCAGGAACGCCCTGGTGGCCGAGACCTTGGCGAAGGAGGCGAGCGCGCGGGCCTCGTCGGTGTTGGTGGGGGAGACCCGGGCGAGCCCGGGGAAGGGATCCTTGCCGTTCTGCCCGTTGGCGAGGTCGTCGGCCGTGATGGACGAGCCGACGACGGGGATGCCGCGCGCGGTCAGCGCCTTGACGGCCTTCTTGTTGTTCTCGGTGCTCAGGCCCACCCCGGTCACCGCGCGCAGCCGGTTTCGCCCCTTCGTCATGCCCTCCAGCTGGTCGACCGTCTGCCGCCAGTGCGCGCCCGTGGCACCGGGGTTGGCCAGCACCAGGCGGATCTTCGGCTTCAGGCCGGTGGAGTCGTGGTTGGCCTGGTACTGGGCCAGATAGGCGCCCTGGAGCTCGTGCAGCACATCGCCGAGGTTGTCGGCGTCGGTCGCGGTGAAGGGTTCGAGCAGCGCGACGGTGACATAACTGCCGGGCTTCAGGCGGGCGTTCTCGCGGTGGATCGCCCGTACGGTGTCGGCGAACTGCGGACGTCCGAAGGCGTACGTCGTCCACGAGACGCCCACGCACTCCTGGCTGCCCCGGGGCCGGACGACCCCGGGAGCGCAGGAGCGGTTCTCCTTCGTCGCCGTCATGCCGCCCCACACCCCGAGGCTCACGAGAACGGCCGCGAGCGCCAGGGCGACATACCGACGGAATCGAATCTCCCAGACGTCCTCGCGCAGCCATGTCCACACCCGTGCCATCACCGGCCCCCGTCCCCGCTGTCGTGGTCGTCGCCCGGGATGCGGAAGGGGCGGCCGGCGAGCGCGTCCGACGGCCAGTCCCGCGAGGCCCGCCACAGCAGGGCGTTGCCCGCGGGCCGCAGATTCGACAGCTGCTCCAGCTCGAAGCGCAGCCGCTCGGTCACCTTCGGGTCGGGCAGCACCAGTGGGTCGGTGAGCTGCCAGACGGCGTGCAGCAGCCGTCGTACCCGCAGATGCAGTACGGCGTTCACACTGTCCGGCGGCTGCTGGTCCGCGTCCGTGTGCCCGAGCGCGACGGAGGACCGGTGGTCGTGGCCGTCGAAGTCGCGGCCGTCGGGGTCGTGCGCGTGGTAATAGGGCGCGGACGCGATGAAGACGAGGGACGCCAGCCAGCTGCGGGTGTCGGCGCGCGGGAAGGTGTCCCGCAGGTGCGCCACCGCGAAGTCGGCCTTGCCCAGGGCGAGTTCGTGATGCAGTCGGTAGCGGGCGCTGTCCGGTGGGTCCTCGTCGCCGTAGTGGTCGATGAGCGTGCGGTGCGCGGCCCGCCACCGCTCGTGGTCCGGGTCGCCGTGGTGCAGCCGCAGCAGGAGCAGCGCGCGCAGGAAGGGATCGCCGACGAACTGCCCGGAGGCCGCCGCCCAGCCCTCCGCCCCGAGCCGCTCCTCCAGATCGAGCACGCCCGAGGTGCCGAAGTCCTCCGGGAGCTGGGCCTCGGCGAGCGCGCACGCCGAGTCGCGGTCGTGGGCGGCGGCGAGCACGGTCAGCTCGTCGAGCCGGCCGCCGGGCACGAGCCGGTCGAGGAGTTCCTGGTAGGCGGGGCGGCCGTCGTGGTCCTCGTGCATCGCGACATCGGCGGTGAGCAGTTCTCCCAGGGAGGCGGCCCCCTGGGGCAGGTTCTGCCTCGCCGACTCGGCGAGCAGGGTGATGCCGAGCGGGCTGCCGCCGGTCAGCCGGTGGGTGGCGTGCGGGAGCTGGGGCGGCACGTCCAGGCCGTGCGAGGCGGCGCCCACGAGGTGCAGTGTGTCGTCGGGGGTCAGCGGCGGCAGCGAGACGAGCAGCGCACGGGAGGACGGTGAGGCACCCGGCTCCCAGCCGGTCCCCCGGGCCACCTCGGGCAGGGCGCGGCGGCCCGCGTTGCGCAGCGCCGGGTGGGTGTACCCGCGGAGAGCCGCGAAGAAGACGACCTGGTCGGCGATGCCGTCGGCACGGTCGCGCAGCACCGACTCCAGGACGCCGAGGCCCGCCGGCCGCTGCACGTTGTCGATCAGGACGACCGGACGGCCCAGGCGGTGCGAGCGCTGCATGACGCCCGCGTACGCGTCGTCGAGATCGGCCAGCAGGGCCCGTACGAGATGGCGCTCGGCGTGCGTGCGGGAGTCGCCGCCCGCCCTGAAGTGCCGGGAGAGCAGGATGAGTCCGAGCTTGGGGTTGCCGCCCGCGTTGGGATAGTCGCGGTACCAGGTGG from Streptomyces avermitilis MA-4680 = NBRC 14893 includes the following:
- the ccsB gene encoding c-type cytochrome biogenesis protein CcsB: MTLATATNEHLANISNTLIYSAMAVYTLAFFAYIAEWLFGSRSKVGRTAAALTHKTAAKAPAVTVKSAGGTAVLDRPQVVTRSAPGARDVPDGPGAHGGDEQGDLYGRIAVSLTVLAFAVEAAGVVARALSVQRAPWGNMYEFNITFSTVAVGVYLALLALKKNIRWLGLPLVTTVLLDLGLAVTVLYTASDQLVPALHSYWLYIHVSTAILCGAVFYVGAVGALLYLFKDSYENKLATGGQPGRFATSVMERLPASASLDKFSYRVNAAVFPLWTFTIIAGAIWAGDAWGRYWGWDPKETWAFITWVAYACYLHARATAGWKGRKAAYIALIAFACWLFNYYGVNIFVSGKHSYAGV
- a CDS encoding SRPBCC domain-containing protein, whose protein sequence is MDKVWATVATSEGLRAWLAVAEPFEPRLGGAVGLQGEGRITAWDVERVAEYTVQGRGRVRFHLEPAHPTGTTVRFTHESDEATDPGWHARFERLVRAVADQGR
- a CDS encoding ABC transporter substrate-binding protein; the encoded protein is MARVWTWLREDVWEIRFRRYVALALAAVLVSLGVWGGMTATKENRSCAPGVVRPRGSQECVGVSWTTYAFGRPQFADTVRAIHRENARLKPGSYVTVALLEPFTATDADNLGDVLHELQGAYLAQYQANHDSTGLKPKIRLVLANPGATGAHWRQTVDQLEGMTKGRNRLRAVTGVGLSTENNKKAVKALTARGIPVVGSSITADDLANGQNGKDPFPGLARVSPTNTDEARALASFAKVSATRAFLVYDRTGDPYTRTIQRSFEKMLKGSRYGAQPFTPPTDRSKEGSTANVFAQITNILCDTPKSTDTVLFAGRHTQLRQFINALGARGCSDRRFTLLTGDEGSYLTGDKDLDPSALRDTLLSVRYTALAHPDAWAKDAARTGGGAADAKVLTDLLALGKRDKEVGPIGSVDLSDGQLIIAYDAMRLAVRGIRGASPTGGIPALADVGLQWPQVKGKQLRVNGASGWICLDAHGNPYDKAVPIVELTPDARARFLRMAWPEGRPPAKECLPPS